The genomic segment CTTCGTGCTGAGGCCTTGCAGGAGATGCGAGACACAGCTCACACAGTTACCGGCTGGAGTTGCTATTATTGTGTAAGCActaaacccccccaaaaaatcagcCAGTATATATGAACCAGTGTTTTTGCTGACCGTGCTGGAAAAAATGAAACTATTTTGAATACTGTGAGAGGCCGAAAAGTGTTTTTGCTCAAGAACCCTTCACTGTGAAGTGGAGGCTTTGCTGCGCCTAATCAGCAATGGGAAATTAAACCAAATGCCAAACACACTCAGAGGCGGTTTAGGGGGGCTTTTAGCCACTCTGTGAAAGAACCCTGAAAGGtcctctgtcttttttttttttggttgggtGCTTCTCTGGGAGAGGAATGCAGACCGGAAGACATTTGTGTCTCGGAGAGGGAGAAAGAGCTTAAATGTCAGTTGTTGCCCTCCCGCCGCCCCCCTAAAATCTATTTGTAGCATCTATTCCTTTAGATTCCTTAAATAtggatttaaaagatcaatataaTTTTCTTCACATTTTATTTGTTGATGATTTATGCAAATCAGAATGTCAAAAAACGATATCCCCACTTATTCCTTGCAAATCTTCCATTATTGCAAATTACAACAAAATACAAAGTTCCACAAGGATTAATACCGGGCACACTGTCGTTTCATTAATATATtagctttttttctttgcatgtgCCTTGAAAATGTATCAACTCGGTAGCAATATTTAAGTCTAATGGAGGTTATGCTACCAATTCTATTCATCTTGAAAATACGAGGCAAGCAGTGCATTCATTACTCTGTGACACTTTCATTGGATTCTGCCTGAGCTTGTGAATAATGTCGGAGAAGCTCAAGTAGAGACTTAAACCACAAGACCACATTACACCTtgttcctttgtcctttattaaCTTCTCGTTTCAAAATCCATTCCGAGATAAACCTTAAGTAACGACACCTTTCCCGGAATGTCTAAATATAACTTTTATTCTTCGACATTGTGTAATTAAATCACCTATGTATATCGTACTGCACATTCGGTTGCTACGATCCGTGAAAGAGCTTATCCGATTTGCCAATTAACCATAAAATAACCTCGCCCGTCTGCCTTTCCTATTCTTATAGGATAATTTGAACCTGCTGTTAACGGAGGAAGAAATGTACAGCCTTATGGAGACCTTTAAGCAGTGCAAGATCATCCCAGGTGAGTTCCGGAATATAATTTAAGAGGCAGAATTGCATTTAAAGATTTTTtcataaaatagtatttttacttttaacCGTCAAACCGTGTCTTTGATTGCCCCCAGTCTCATTATCCTTAAAGACCGATCGTATTCTTTTATGGACCAACAGGGAACTGATATTTCATTTTGTCTGAAATGTGTCATTGGGAGTTCATTATAATTGGAGAAATGTTCTCAGTGCCTAATGAAGGTGTATTAATTGCGCCTTGTCAGAGTCGTGCCTGGTATCGGACGAGTTGCTGCAGTACCACCACTTTGTATCCAAGCAGCAGTTTGATAAAGACCTAACCGATGAGCAAGAGGAAGAAGTCCTGGCCCAGTTTGCAGCCCTGGACCCCGACAAGAAAGGTCACGTGGAGTGGTCAGACTTCCTCTACTTTGAATCGTTGGCAGTTTTGAAAAAGTTTCGCACTGAGGTAAAGAAAAAGTGTTTTCACGCTCCAACACGTCTCAAATGCCATTACCTGATTTTTGCTTCGCCGCTAGAATTCACTCGTCCGCCTGCTGACCGCTAAAGAACGAGACGCTGCTCGGTTAATGTTCCTGAATCTGGATGTGGATGAAGACGGATTGATCACCAGAGCAGAATGCCGGCAGGCCCAGCAGTCTTGGTTCAACAAGTTCAGCAAAGACTCGCAGTCCTGCAACGTGAGGTGAGAAAACATTCATCTCATCGTCAGGCAActacaaagcattttttttttctttcatttttctaATGAATACATTGACTGGACTGGACACGGTCTGTTGCATTCATCGCTACTGTATTGATTCTTCATTCATTCGTCTCAAAGCGCTTTCAGGAAACACGCTCGATATTGCGCAATATGAACTCTGTCTTTGTGACTGCACATTTATCACGTTAATATCCGCGGGGATATGTTTGTAGCATCTGACAGTTTGCCATATATTATCTGCATGTCCGTGGTggagaaaaattaaaaaaaattcaaattaaattaaaaaaattcaaataaattatattattaattaaaaaaataaatatattattcgTCTAATATAAGAGTACAAAATCAAACCTTCCACTATCGAGACAAACTTGCATGAGCTTCATCCACATGGTCTAATGTCTTATTTCACATGCACCATTCCATCCCTGTTCATCATGTGCGACCGCAGACTCATGGGACTCTGCGCTCCTATGAATTGCGGGTGAGTGTGACTCAGAAATGTGCACGGCTCATTTCCCTTCGCTCACTTCGGCACCTCTGCAATATCTAGCATGCATGCTCTTCTTATATTAAGATTCATAAGTAGTCccaaaatatataattttttccTGAATGTATGACTTCTGTGCTAGCATagattaataatattattattattattttttttacatacagtCAGGTGACAGCTAGCTTCTTGGCTAGTTGTGAAGTACTGATGGGAAAACGAAGCTTCAAATGTGCCTCGTGAACCAgttgctggttcatgaagcacatttgaagcttcatttaccCATCAGCAGTGTAAAGGAACGCGGTAATGAATAATCACTTTTCTGTGTGTTTTTTATgtcttgtttttcttgtgtacacAAGCATAAGTCACGTTGGGCCCATTTGTGAGAGCAGCCCGGCCAGCTCAAGCAGTGAACAAAGCAAGACTGATGACAATCGGTTTGTACTCTTCTAGTTTTTGCAttttagtaaataaataaagacacaCTGTATTTTGACACTAATGATGAAAACAAAGACAATTATGTTCTCTTTTGACAGTGCAGGAAGAATAATTTAACAATGTTCATTATGAAGTTTGGCGAGCTGCAATGTGCGCTAATCCAAGTGTGTCTAATATTTTGCCCCTCGCATAAATCTAATTAATGTTACCAAAAATATATACGTCTCTCAGACGGATGGAAAATGTTCTGCCTGTTGCCACGCTAAATATTCATC from the Syngnathus scovelli strain Florida chromosome 13, RoL_Ssco_1.2, whole genome shotgun sequence genome contains:
- the phf24 gene encoding PHD finger protein 24 isoform X1, with the translated sequence MGVLMSKKQSVDKVQRCTAVVSAFQSGIKDRPAIAKPTESDAEDADVPANTSSGAKEKNTEEGEGGETEGGTGSSAAQQASVNQEAWSRLRDGKGVEPEDLEKRHQLTPPAYVRPKREADDDQPLEVELAKKEQPQSDEMCDVCEVWTADDLYPCRICTRVFHDGCLRELGYLRAEALQEMRDTAHTVTGWSCYYCDNLNLLLTEEEMYSLMETFKQCKIIPESCLVSDELLQYHHFVSKQQFDKDLTDEQEEEVLAQFAALDPDKKGHVEWSDFLYFESLAVLKKFRTENSLVRLLTAKERDAARLMFLNLDVDEDGLITRAECRQAQQSWFNKFSKDSQSCNVRLMGLCAPMNCGISHVGPICESSPASSSSEQSKTDDNRPTSWADFLRESSIYILAARPNSSAMHIRLPL